One genomic window of Methanosphaera cuniculi includes the following:
- the ilvN gene encoding acetolactate synthase small subunit, with the protein MKTQKHTISILVENKPGVLQRVCGLFTRRNFNIDNITVGKTDNPKLSRITITTMGDEQIAEQITKQLNKLIEVIKVRELNPETTIRRELALIKVAAPNEKIRSEIIQYTNVFRAHIVDVTSEILTIEIIGDPSKILALTDILQPYGIKEVVKTGVTAIKRGPNTL; encoded by the coding sequence ATGAAAACACAAAAACACACAATAAGCATACTAGTCGAAAATAAGCCAGGAGTACTACAACGAGTCTGCGGACTATTCACCAGACGAAACTTCAACATAGACAACATAACAGTAGGAAAAACAGACAACCCTAAACTATCCAGGATAACAATCACAACAATGGGAGATGAACAAATAGCTGAACAAATAACAAAACAACTAAACAAGCTAATTGAAGTAATAAAAGTACGTGAACTAAATCCTGAAACAACAATAAGACGAGAACTAGCACTAATAAAAGTAGCAGCTCCAAATGAAAAAATAAGATCAGAAATAATACAATACACAAACGTTTTCCGTGCTCATATTGTAGATGTAACATCAGAAATACTAACAATAGAAATAATAGGAGATCCAAGCAAAATACTAGCACTAACAGACATACTACAACCATACGGAATAAAAGAAGTAGTAAAAACAGGAGTAACAGCAATAAAAAGAGGACCTAACACATTATAA
- a CDS encoding CRISPR-associated protein Cas4, which yields MISKNIKPETQKIKSRWHPSIRQVQIIENKPNFPISWLNTQGYCEYSLYLENFQHIQVEDTQQMTTGTDEHQILEDEFKKTATVMSYDEMQEISQKQKVVSREFFVISPSDGIRGFIDEIWIMPDSVVIIDDKPGDKAYDSMKNQVYAYALAYQQMNPDDKRDIYVALRTRLTDNIFWQTKFTSNEKYQIKRLINHMQQLITGKTFFKPTSNSNKCKACRFNQVCDNSISIK from the coding sequence ATTATTTCAAAAAACATAAAACCAGAAACACAAAAAATAAAATCCCGGTGGCATCCTAGCATACGTCAAGTACAAATTATTGAAAATAAGCCAAACTTCCCCATCAGCTGGCTTAACACACAAGGATACTGTGAATATTCATTATACCTAGAAAACTTCCAACACATCCAAGTAGAAGATACCCAACAAATGACAACAGGAACAGATGAACATCAAATACTAGAAGATGAATTTAAAAAAACAGCAACTGTTATGAGTTATGATGAGATGCAGGAGATTTCACAAAAACAGAAAGTAGTCTCACGAGAATTCTTCGTAATAAGTCCCTCTGATGGAATTCGTGGCTTTATCGATGAAATATGGATCATGCCAGATTCAGTTGTTATTATAGATGATAAACCAGGAGACAAAGCATATGATTCCATGAAAAACCAGGTATATGCATATGCACTAGCATACCAACAAATGAATCCGGATGATAAACGAGATATCTACGTAGCATTAAGAACTCGTTTAACTGATAATATATTCTGGCAAACAAAATTTACAAGTAATGAAAAATATCAGATAAAACGATTAATAAATCACATGCAACAACTAATCACAGGTAAAACATTCTTTAAACCAACCAGTAATTCAAATAAATGTAAAGCTTGTAGATTTAACCAAGTATGTGATAATTCAATTAGTATAAAATAA
- a CDS encoding type I restriction endonuclease subunit R encodes MAHQSEAVLEEELMDELGSLDYELVDIKSMDELYDNMRLQLEDLNNMKFSDHEFTQVLNHLEGGSIYNKAQKLRGRMELTRDNGEMEYVKFLDSRWCKNSFQAAHQISVDGKFKSRYDVTILVNGLPVVQVELKRRGKSLKEAFNQITRYKNTSYRGLFQYIQIFIISNGIDTKYFANTRDMNYKFTFFWKDKDNNKITNLKEFTNSFLEKYHMHKMIKEYIVLVDSEKDVKILRSYQVHAVEAILNNALHSKQNGYVWHTTGSGKTLTSFKASQILSQKEEIDKVIFVVDRQDLDSQTLAEFNKFGDGSITDVKDTSTLIKQLNSKDKLIVTTIQKLSIAAKKRQHQLEDVKDKKIILMFDECHRSQFGQMHRDIANFFTNIQTFGFTGTPIFKDNANKNRTTYDIFGEELHHYLIKDAIADNNVLGFSVEYIGKYKNQTKYDIEVEQIDEKEVMDSEKRLTKIVDYIIERHDSKTYNREFTSLFAVSSIEVLNKYYKIFQEKNKQLPDDKKLKIAAIYSHNDNMQLDDENKTSLENIDQQMADYNQLYGTNFTTESFQNYYQDVSKKSKENKIDIILVVNMFLTGFDNKYLNTLYLDKNLEYHNLIQAFSRTNRIFNEKKSYGNIVSFRNIKKQTDDAIKLFSDENAENTILMKPYKEYVDDFNIQVDKFKKVITNISDLDNPTLDETMYFVENFRELLRILNKLKTFTDFTYSDLKMEEQEIEDYKSKYLDIHEETKAAPEKESILEDIDFELGLIQKDDINLAYIISLLNDLDPTCEEEFEENKNFIIKTMQGDPQLKRKSQLIDKFIEENLRGTNGIDDTEAMLENYMDREKKKEIDNLITSENLDADKVNEIIIEYEFSERLKISDDIFKNKMGIVERLQQKKQLQITIEELVYKYS; translated from the coding sequence ATGGCACATCAGTCTGAGGCAGTTTTAGAAGAGGAATTAATGGATGAACTTGGATCTTTAGATTATGAACTTGTTGATATAAAAAGTATGGATGAATTATATGATAACATGCGTCTGCAACTTGAAGATCTTAATAATATGAAATTTTCTGATCATGAATTTACACAAGTACTTAACCACCTTGAAGGTGGTAGTATTTATAATAAAGCACAAAAACTCAGAGGTAGAATGGAGTTAACCCGAGATAATGGTGAAATGGAGTATGTTAAGTTTTTAGATTCCAGGTGGTGTAAAAATAGCTTTCAGGCTGCACATCAGATAAGTGTTGATGGTAAATTTAAAAGCCGGTATGATGTTACAATCCTAGTAAATGGACTACCTGTTGTACAAGTTGAACTTAAACGTCGTGGTAAATCATTAAAAGAAGCATTCAACCAGATTACACGTTATAAAAATACATCATACAGAGGTCTTTTCCAGTATATTCAAATTTTCATAATATCAAATGGTATTGATACAAAATATTTTGCAAATACACGTGATATGAATTATAAGTTCACATTTTTCTGGAAAGATAAGGATAATAACAAGATTACCAACCTTAAAGAATTTACAAATAGCTTCCTTGAAAAATATCACATGCACAAGATGATTAAAGAATACATAGTACTTGTTGATTCTGAAAAAGATGTTAAAATTCTAAGATCATACCAAGTTCACGCGGTTGAAGCAATACTAAATAATGCACTACACTCAAAACAAAATGGTTATGTATGGCATACAACAGGATCAGGTAAAACATTAACCTCATTTAAGGCAAGTCAGATTTTATCTCAAAAAGAAGAGATAGATAAAGTAATATTTGTAGTAGACAGACAAGATCTTGATAGTCAAACACTCGCAGAATTTAACAAATTTGGTGATGGAAGCATAACAGATGTTAAAGATACATCAACTCTTATAAAACAATTAAATTCAAAAGACAAATTAATTGTAACAACCATACAAAAACTTTCCATAGCAGCAAAAAAAAGACAACATCAACTAGAAGATGTTAAAGATAAAAAGATAATTCTAATGTTTGATGAATGTCATCGTAGTCAATTTGGACAAATGCATCGTGATATTGCTAATTTCTTCACAAATATCCAGACATTTGGTTTTACAGGAACACCAATATTTAAAGATAATGCAAATAAAAATCGTACAACATATGATATATTTGGTGAAGAACTACATCATTATCTTATTAAAGATGCAATTGCTGATAATAATGTACTAGGATTTTCTGTAGAATACATAGGAAAATACAAAAATCAGACAAAATATGACATAGAAGTTGAACAAATCGATGAAAAAGAAGTAATGGATTCTGAAAAAAGACTTACAAAAATAGTAGACTACATAATAGAACGTCATGATAGTAAAACATATAACCGAGAATTCACATCACTTTTCGCAGTAAGTAGTATAGAAGTACTAAATAAGTACTATAAGATATTCCAAGAAAAAAACAAGCAACTCCCTGATGATAAAAAACTTAAAATAGCAGCAATCTATTCACATAATGACAACATGCAACTTGATGATGAAAATAAAACATCACTTGAAAATATAGACCAACAAATGGCAGACTACAACCAGCTTTACGGAACAAACTTCACAACAGAGTCATTCCAAAACTACTACCAAGATGTATCTAAAAAATCAAAAGAAAACAAAATAGACATAATACTAGTTGTAAACATGTTCTTAACAGGATTTGACAATAAATACCTAAACACACTATATCTTGATAAAAACCTAGAATACCACAACCTAATACAAGCATTCTCAAGGACAAACAGAATATTTAATGAAAAAAAATCATATGGAAACATAGTATCATTTAGAAACATAAAAAAACAGACAGATGATGCAATAAAACTATTTTCAGATGAAAATGCAGAAAACACAATACTAATGAAACCATACAAAGAATACGTAGATGACTTTAACATACAAGTAGATAAATTTAAAAAAGTAATAACTAATATCTCAGATCTTGATAATCCAACATTAGATGAAACAATGTATTTTGTAGAAAACTTCCGAGAACTACTCAGAATACTAAATAAACTAAAAACATTCACAGACTTTACCTACTCTGATCTTAAAATGGAAGAACAAGAAATAGAAGACTACAAAAGCAAATACCTAGACATACACGAAGAAACAAAAGCAGCACCTGAAAAAGAAAGCATACTAGAAGATATAGACTTCGAACTAGGACTAATACAAAAAGATGACATAAACCTAGCATACATAATAAGTCTTCTAAATGATCTAGACCCAACATGTGAAGAAGAATTTGAAGAAAATAAGAATTTCATCATTAAAACCATGCAAGGAGACCCACAACTTAAAAGAAAAAGCCAACTAATAGACAAATTCATCGAAGAAAACCTACGAGGAACAAATGGAATAGATGATACAGAAGCAATGCTAGAAAACTACATGGATCGTGAAAAGAAAAAAGAAATAGATAATCTAATAACATCAGAAAACCTAGATGCAGATAAAGTAAATGAAATCATAATAGAATATGAATTTAGTGAAAGACTTAAAATATCAGATGACATCTTTAAAAACAAGATGGGAATAGTTGAAAGACTACAACAGAAAAAACAATTACAAATAACAATCGAGGAATTAGTATACAAATACTCCTAG